The following are encoded in a window of Rosa chinensis cultivar Old Blush chromosome 4, RchiOBHm-V2, whole genome shotgun sequence genomic DNA:
- the LOC112197010 gene encoding FCS-Like Zinc finger 14, which yields METFSGKKRPTISLSLFTSFSESISSDKSSNSIKSPRNFQDGVVGLGIVAAMTDLSSPKEIPMSAKSPKSSPIPIVSAAKPAANFRGGLVVEKQLQGVVVDELSESYTCVISHFGNNLTKKRVYFDDKLSGVVNDCSDCEVRSGVFSASPLSVGEVGREFWSSDFLSSCYLCKKQLQGLDIFMYRGEKAFCSTECRDKHIRSDNYKEKCRSEAIKSLDYSVSSPCSSPLVFSAGVAVA from the exons ATGGAGACTTTTTCCGGGAAAAAGAGACCCACAATCAGTCTTTCTCTTTTTACTTCTTTCTCCGAGTCAATTTCCAGTGACAAGTCTTCGAATTCGATCAAGTCCCCTAGAAATTTCCAGGATGGTGTGGTTGGGCTTGGCATAGTGGCTGCTATGACTGATTTGAGCAGCCCCAAAGAAATACCCATGTCTGCAAAGTCACCCAAATCGAGCCCAATTCCCATAGTCTCTGCAGCTAAGCCTGCTGCTAATTTCAGAGGTGGGCTTGTTGTGGAGAAACAGCTCCAAGGGGTTGTGGTGGATGAATTGTCTGAGAGCTATACTTGTGTGATTTCCCATTTTGGGAACAATTTGACAAAGAAACGTGTTTACTTTGATGACAAGCTCAGTGGAGTTGTTAATGATTGTAGTGATTGTGAGGTGAGAAGTGGGGTGTTCTCTGCTTCACCATTGAGTGTTGGTGAAGTGGGGAGAGAGTTTTGGTCTTCGGATTTTCTCAGTTCTTGTTATCTTTGCAAGAAGCAGCTTCAAGGACTGGACATTTTCATGTACAG AGGTGAAAAGGCATTTTGCAGCACTGAGTGCCGTGACAAACACATTCGAAGCGACAATTACAAAGAGAAGTGCAGATCTGAAGCAATAAAATCACTTGATTACTCTGTATCATCACCTTGCTCCAGTCCTCTGGTCTTCTCGGCCGGGGTTGCTGTGGCATGA